AGACTGTACAGGAAAGTGAAAACAATTATGGAGGCAGAATGCCAGCTAACTCTCACGCCACACCTTAGTTCCCTTTTTTAATGAGCTGACTAAGGACACACCTGTTGGATGTCTAATGAATATCTATTCACGTACATAATTATCTCAATGCGACATCCAGCCGCTCCCACCTCCAAGGGGGTATATATTCTGCTATCAGGCTTGAACTGGTTCACCACCAACTCTTCGAAGTACCACTCCGGGTTTTGTCAGCTCTACATAGCCATCATCACAACGTCGCCATGAGTGCTTTATCACTTCGAAGTTATGGAGGCAGCCGAGGCTCATCCTCTATGTCTCTCGGAGGAGGGTACCAGAGTCGCATCGCATCACGGGCACCAAGCGTCTATGGAGGGGCAGGGGGACAGAGTGTCCGCGTATCTTATGCTTCGGGCACCAGGAGCGGTTTCGATCTGTCCAGTGCGCTTGGAGGTGACAATGGCAGCTATGGTAGTAATGCAGTGTCGGTCAACGAGAAGGCCACCATGCAGAACCTCAACGACCGTTTGGCCACCTACCTGGAGAAGGTGCGCTCCTTGGAGACGGCGAATACTCAGCTCGAGCGTCAAATCCGCGAGTGGTACGAGAAGAAGACACCGGTCATTAGAGATTACAGTAAATACGAAGCTACTCTTGACGACCTGCGCAGAAAGGTGAGTATTCTTAGGGcatcataaatacagtatattgctATATTGAGCGAGATTGATATTATTACATTTTCTTTCATCAACCTCTCCCCTATTTACTATTGAGTTTGGATTAAGTTTTCTATGATGATCATTTTTTTAATTAGGATATATAATTTACAAAAGTAAAATGTCTAAACATTTCTACTCAGGCAGGAAACAACATACATTCTGATATACAATTCAGTTCTAGCTTACAAGACACAAGTCATACCCTTCATTGACTGACTGCATCTATGAAGCTGTCAGGCTGCAATATAAGTGTGCCCTCAGGATGTGAATTTGTAAACCCTTGACTTTAATAGAGGAATCATACCAcgtttacagtagtgatggattATAGGACTTACATGTCATGAGTGTTGTTTAGTATATTTGTCTCTATTGAAAGAAAGCAATTACCAAAAAAGGGCTTGGCATGTGAAACCACTTCTGTTCAACTTATCTCCCTGTCAACATTTACATTCACACTCACACTCATGCCACCTACATTACTTCTTTCAAACGGGAGAGCCGTGAGCGTGATGACGACACGGATTGAATCATACCACTGTTCAATAGCATCTTGTATTATTTCATCTGATGTGATCCAAGTCATGCTGATTATTTTCATTTCCCATACATAACGGTGTGGCCTTTGTCATAgataggctacagtatatatgCGTGGGTAGGAGGCTAATCAATAAGTTACTAACACACTATTATAGCTCTGATAGGCTCCTCCTTATCACGCAAGCAAATTATGTAATCATTGTGATAAGCCTGACTGTGTGTAGTTGTCTTCCTTTTTTATGTACCATGTACCAACCATTTTTGTTGTCCTGTTCTCAGATCAGTGCTGCCACTCTGAGCAATGCCAGTATCCTCCTGCAGATAGACAATGCCAAACTGGCAGCAGAGGACTTCAAAGTCAAGTGAGTACAAAGGGTCTATAAGATGGAAGCAGCAAACAACTGTTGAATTCATCTCAGAATAATACTTTAAATCAGGATTGGAATGGGAACTATACGTCATATGTAAACTTGAGTCATGCAACTTTTATACCATTATTACAGTATGAAGCCACACCTACTATAACATTACTCAAGGTCAATGAGCCCATGACGTGATGTTAAATGTCACATTACTGTACACCTTAGATACATCATCAGCGGTCAACTGCACATAAAACTGGTCTGACTGGATTTGTGCCATTTGGTATGTTTACTGTTGGCGGCAACTGTTAATAATGCTGGTTAACTCCATTTCCCTCTGGAAAGGTTTGAGAATGAAATGGTTATGCGTCAGTCAGTGGAGGCAGACATTTCTGGACTGAGGAAGGTTCTGGATGAGTTGACCATGTCCCGGTCAGACCTGGAAATGCAGATTGAGGGGCTGAAGGAGGAGCTGGTCTACCTCAGGAAGAACCATGAGGAGGTGGGTGTTCCTCAGGGCACTGTAGGGGCCTTGTAAGCCCCTACAAAGCCCCTCTTTTATCATACCATATCCCCAAGAGTCATGGCACAGCCCTGTCAATAGCAAGACCTCCCCACAGTTCAAAATTCTTATACATTTTACCTAGATGAAAACAATGTGGTTGTGAGAGTCAAATGAAGTTGTCAGAGACATAATTCATTCTCATCGCATGCCAAGCAGTGTTGTCTTTGGCTGTATCAATGACAATGCAAACAAGAGATCAAACAGACCTTGTTTGGAGTGTCTGTGCTGTCTCTGTTTGGGTAGCTTTAAAGCTGTCAGCAAATTTGTCACAAGCCCTGCAGCAGTATGGCATAGATGTTAAAACCACACTTGAGATCACATGGTCACAAGTATTATTTCATGTTGGATTACCTTGAGTGTAAGTTTTCATATACTTACTTTCGGACGGTTATACAGAATGTCAGAGAAGCTGATGGAAATACACCATGAACACTGTAACTAGGTTATGAAAGATGGGGATGAACCTGAGACACCACCTGTTTGTGACCCAATTTGACCCCACACCCCTATGTAATTGTGCTAGACAGTTTCCCTGTCTGGGACAGTCAAGTTGTATCTTATCTTACCCAGTGACAGTCTACCCAGTGGCAACCTCCATTGGCCTCTCATCTGGTGTTGACCTCTGTCATCACTCTGTGCCCCTTATAGGAGATTGCTGCCATGCGGGCTCACATGAACGTCAGCTCAGTGAACGTGGAGGTGGATGCAGCACCCCAGCAGGACATGGCGTTGATGATGGAGGAGATCCGAACTCAGTATGAGGGCATTGCCGAGAAGAATCGCCGCGAAATGGAAACCTGGTACAAGGGCAAggtgaggagaagaagagcccaACCTTGTCTAGGGAGAAACTCTTGATCCATCTGTTCTGTTTTAGATAATATGAAAATGCACATCTTAAAAGGAACACTATGTCCTATGAGGGCAGTATTTAAAGTGCTTATAAACAACCAATTACTGTGATCACATACTTGAAGCTATCTTATACTTGTTTGATCATGTCAATATAGAGATATCAGACCACAGAGAATGACTTTTGTGCATATTACCAGTACAAGTGAAGTTACACAACCCTTACCGTGTTCCTTCTGTACGTCCCAGTTTGATGAGCTGAACAAGGTGGTGACCCACAGCACAGAGACCCTCCAGACGTCCCGCAGTGAGATCAACGAGCTCAAGAGGACCTTTCAGGCCCTGCAGATCGAGCTGCAGTCCCAGCTCAGCCTGGTGAGGAAACAAAAGCCCTCTCAACCCCCCTAACGTCACACCCCTCTCTGCCTCCTAGTTGATGCTAGACGTATGAGTTTGAGTTAGAGCTAGACTAGGTGTAATTACTGTAGAAGATTACTCGGAATTCGGAAATACATGACATTTACAAGATTCCACCTTCAGTTGAACTGTACAGTACAACTGACACCTCACAGTAAAAACATGATCATTTAGACCTCATAAATACATTCCTACCCTACGGGTTACATATGAGTCCTTTACCTTTTAGAAACGGAAGATTATGGATtagttacagagagagaagagagaagcaaTCAGTTAACTCAGAGCTTTGTAATTATCActaactataataataatacatttcatTTTTGACAATCTCTTTGATTGATGGATATATGAAATGAAGTTGAGGATAACAGTTTTTGTTATACCACAGCTGTGATCCTCAAAACGGAGTTCTAAAAACATGTGCTCACCAGGGACTTCACCTCAATCATTCACTGATGTCAGCGTGGGTAGCCTAAATCAACACCACTTGTTGAATCGTCTGAAGTCTTtaacccttcctcttcctccctctctccctatagaAATCAGCCCTGGAGGGACAGCTGAATGAGACCGAGTCCCGCTACAGCATGCAGCTGAACCAGCTCCAGGGCATGGTCAACAGCCTGGAGCAGGAGTTGGGTCGCATGAAGACGGACATCGAGAGGCAGGCCGGCGAATACCGCATGCTCCTGGACATCAAGACCAGGCTGGAGATGGAGATCGCAGAGTACAGGAGGCTGCTGGACGGAGAGGATGTCgggtaaggagaggagagaagagaaggctgCAGATCCCTAAGTTACATACCCAATGGGATTTACATGGGCTTCACATCCCCAATGTAAATTATAAATGTGCATTTTACATACCCAATTACAAATCAACCCCTCCCCTATCCCTTTGACACACCACCTGCTGTAGGCACTTTGAATCTAAAATGATTGGATACATGCAAGTACTATGGTGGGAATATTAGTAGAGTGGAAGATGGAGCAATCATCATTACGCTAATGACCTACAGCAGCCTATCTGATCATTACAGATCTACAAGAAGTGCACAGGGGAAGGGGCCAGGGGTCAATTTGGAACTGGGCAATAGAGACTGTGTTACAGAGTAGAGGGATTAATGTAGAGTTGTTCAATATGAAGGTACTTAACACTTAAACTATCTTCTTCCCTCCAGGAGAGCTGTCATCACCAAGAAGGTTGAGATTGTTGAGGTCAAAAAACGTAAGTAGAGCGAGACCATTTTCTATCATATCAAATTCCATATTGATTGAACCCAGCGGTAGTAATTGTGAAGCACTCTAGAACACAAAGGATTTGGTTGATTTGAATGTGTTAAGGTGCTATGTGTTCTCATAGCTCTGTGCTTCTCCTCTTTAGCTATGCCCAACACTAAGTGTACTAATGGTTATTTGTCCCTACTTTGTAGCTGAGCCAGTGGTGACAAAGAGAGTGAGGACGGTGATTGAGGAGATGGTTGATGGAAAGGTGGTCTCCCGTACAgaggatgtggagatggaggTCCCGAAAAAATAGATCCCTTGCCCACCCAAACCCACCTGTCATTAAAAGCCTGGTTCCGCCTACAGCTAAAAGGAATACCAGGAATGTTAAAATATTTTAATCTCCTCTGGATGGCATCGCTTTGGTGTTGCCTGTATGCTCAGTGGATGTACAGCACTGTGCAATCTTTGATAAATTGACCATATTTGATATTTAAATTGACAAAACAAACATGCTTTTGAATATCATTATTGATCAAATGATAATGTTTGATGTTTGGTTGAATTGTCCCAAAATACATAATAAAATATGTTTCAATATCTACTGTATTTGATCATTGTCTATTTGTTTTGAGCATGATCTCTCAAATAATTTTTCCTCTCAGTCCACTGTCTTATCATTGGAAAATAACATTGTTCAAAAGGGGATGATAAAATATCAAGGAACATTTAAAGAGATTATCTTAACTTTTTTCTTATCTTTTCttaccaagatggcatagcagtcagacgtcctttgtcctcgtcttgtcgtgtcccgtggatatatatatttacatctttCTTTGCATAtcattatatattttattttccaaaaactcaacttcaaaacactctcctgcaacccgcctcaccaatttaaaaaaataaataagaattgatctgaaatccacaatagaagctagccagaagctaaccagaagctaaccagaagctagccagtttactggctaacgttagtattcagctaaccacggtttgtggtcatcagctatcctttagctcgaaaagctatcgccagttttgtacaacgctACTCAGACCAGAACACACCGGACTTATTTTTCTCTGcatatccccggatttcaaccgcaagctctggacatttacagctggatctcgcagctagctagctgctatccgtgtgactattggtTTACGTCGaacccggagcaaacatcaattattccggagctagccagctgaagagttccatcagccactcctgggctacaatcacctatccggacccgttttactgccgatgcggagccccaccgggcctttcttcactggactaccgacgttatctgcccgagggagttatccaactggcccctccgtcgcgacgttacctgaatgcTCATCTGCGGCCCGTTAATCGTTAGCTGTCTCAttggctgctatctgaataggtctatcggacaattgttcttgggtcactataactatatctattttgccaattggattgatcccctttaccacacggaaccccactaatctaccgacggaaacgcatgaggtggctaaaaacagacctccatcctatgctagcttgctaccgatggcccggctagctgtctgaattgccgttaccccaaccaacctcactactcactggacccttatgatcactctactaagcatgcctctccttaatgtgaATATGCCTTGttcattgctgttctggttagtgtttattggcttatttcactgtagagcctctagccctgctcattataccttatccaacctttctagagacaatatctctctcatcatcactcaatacctaggtttacctccactgtattcacatcctaccatacctttgtacattatgccttgaagctattttatttccctcagaaacctccttttactctctgttccgtacgttctagatgaccaattctcatagtttttagccgtacccttatcctactcctcctctattcctctggtgatgtagaggtgaatccaggccctgcaatgcctagctccactcctattccccaggcgctctcttttgatgacttctgtaaccgtaaccctcaatctcacacaaattatcaatgaacctaccaggtaccaccccaaagccgtaaacacgggcaccctcatagatatcatcctaaccaacttgccctctaaatacacctctgctgttttcaaccaagatctcagcgatcactgcctcattgcttgcatccataatgggtcagcggtcaaacgacctccactcatcactgtcaaatgctccctgaaacacttcagcgagcaggcctttctaatcgacctggccggggtatcctggaaggatattgatctcatctcttcagtagaggatgcctggttatttttttaaaaagtgccttcctcaccatcttaaatatgcATGCCCTATTCAAGagatgtagaaccaggaacagatatagcccttggttctccccagacctgactgcccttaaccaacacaaaaacatcctatggcattctgcattagcatcgaacagcccccgtgatatgcaacttttcagggaagctagaaaccaatatacacaggcaatagaaaagccaaggctagctttttcaagcagaaatttgcatcctgcaacacaaactcaaaacatTTCTGgcacactaaagtccatggagaataagaacacctcctctgctgcccactgcactgaggataggaaactgtcaccaccgataaatccacaatatttgagaatttcaataagcatttttctacggctggccatgctttccacctggctacccctaccccggtcaacagcactgcacccccaacagcaactcgcccaagccttccccatttctccttctcccaaatccagtcagctgatgttctgaaagagctgcaaaatctggacccctacaaatcagccgggctacaatctggaccctttctttctaaaatgatctgccaaaattgttgcaacccctactactagcctgttcaacctctctttcgtgtcgtctgagattccaaaGATTAGAAAGCAGCTGCggttatccccctcttcaaagggggggggacactcttgacccaaattgctacagaactatatctatcctaccctgcctttctaaggtcttcgaaagccaagtcaacaaacagattaccgaccatttcgaatcccaccataccttctccgctatgcaatctggtttcagagctggtcatgggtgcacctcagccacgatcaaggtcctaaacgatatcttaacctccATTGATATGAAACAATACTGTGtagccatattcattgacctggccaaggctttcgactctgtcaaccaccacatcctcatcggcagactcgatagccttggtttctcaaatgattgcctcgcctggttcaccaactacttctctgatagagttcagtgtgtcaaatcggagggcctgttgtccgggcctctggcagtctctatggggatgccacagggttcaattcttggaccgactctcttctctgtatacatcaatgatgtcgctcttgctgctggtgagtctctgatccacctctacgcagacgacaccattctgtacacttctggaccttctttggatactgtgttaacaaccctccagacgagcgtcaatgccatacaactctccttccgtggcctccaattgctcttaaatacaagtaaaactaaatgcatgctcttcaaccgatcgctgcctgcacctgcccgcccgtccaacatcactactctggacggttctgacttagaatatgtggacaactacaaatacctaggtgtctggttagactgtaaactctccttccaaactcacatcaaccatctccaatccaaagttaaatctagaattgaattcctatttcgcaacaaagcatccctcACTCCTGCGGCTCATGCAAACAcaaccttgtaaaactgaccatcctaccgatcctcgacttcggcgatgtcatttacaaaatagcctccaataccctactcaataaattgaatgcagtctatcacagtgccatccgttttgtcaccaaagccacatatactacctagcactgcgacctgtacgctctcgttggctggccctcgcttcatactcctcgccaaacccactggctccaggtcatctacaagaccctgctaggtaaagtccccccttatctcagctcgctggtcaccatagcagcacccacctgtagcacgcgctccagcaggtatatctctctggtcaccccgaAAATC
This sequence is a window from Oncorhynchus kisutch isolate 150728-3 linkage group LG1, Okis_V2, whole genome shotgun sequence. Protein-coding genes within it:
- the LOC109889161 gene encoding keratin, type I cytoskeletal 13, which encodes MSALSLRSYGGSRGSSSMSLGGGYQSRIASRAPSVYGGAGGQSVRVSYASGTRSGFDLSSALGGDNGSYGSNAVSVNEKATMQNLNDRLATYLEKVRSLETANTQLERQIREWYEKKTPVIRDYSKYEATLDDLRRKISAATLSNASILLQIDNAKLAAEDFKVKFENEMVMRQSVEADISGLRKVLDELTMSRSDLEMQIEGLKEELVYLRKNHEEEIAAMRAHMNVSSVNVEVDAAPQQDMALMMEEIRTQYEGIAEKNRREMETWYKGKFDELNKVVTHSTETLQTSRSEINELKRTFQALQIELQSQLSLKSALEGQLNETESRYSMQLNQLQGMVNSLEQELGRMKTDIERQAGEYRMLLDIKTRLEMEIAEYRRLLDGEDVGRAVITKKVEIVEVKKPEPVVTKRVRTVIEEMVDGKVVSRTEDVEMEVPKK